Proteins from one Gossypium raimondii isolate GPD5lz chromosome 8, ASM2569854v1, whole genome shotgun sequence genomic window:
- the LOC105793286 gene encoding uncharacterized protein LOC105793286 produces MAPYEVLYGRRFRTPTCWIELVERRVLGPELVSDTKEKVKQIRDRLKEASYRKKSYADLKCQEIEFLVGDYVFLKVSPWEKILRFGRKGKFSPRFIGLYRILKCMGPVAYQLELPLELDQIHDVFHVSKRRRYRSDLTHMVLVEEIKVGPNLTFEEELAQILDRKVKVLRKKSIPLVKVLWKKSQFRRSHVGTRGGNAK; encoded by the coding sequence atggcaccaTATGAGGTGTTATATGGTCGTAGGTTTCGTACTCCTACTTGTTGGATTGAGTTAGTCGAGCGGCGAGTTTTGGGGCCAGAGTTAGTTTCTGATACCAAAGAGAAGGTAAAACAGATTCGAGACCGTTTGAAGGAAGCATCTTATAGGAAGAAGTCCTACGCGGATCTGAAGTGCCAAGAGATTGAATTTTTGGTGGGGGATTATGTATTTCTCAAGGTTTCCCCATGGGAAAAGATATTGAGGTTTGGACGGAAGGGTAAGTttagccctaggttcattgggctTTACCGTATATTGAAGTGTATGGGACCGGTTGCATATCAGCTTGAGTTGCCTCTAGAGTTGGATCAGATTCACGATGTATTCCATGTCTCCAAGCGAAGACGTTATCGCTCTGATCTTACTCACATGGTGCTAGTCGAGGAGATCAAGGTTGGGCCAAATCTGACTTTTGAGGAGGAACTAGCGCAGATTTTGGACCGTAAGGTTAAGGTACTGAGGAAGAAATCTATTCCTCTAGTCAAAGTGCTTTGGAAAAAATCACAGTTCAGAAGAAGCCACGTAGGAACCCGAGGAGGCAATGCGAAATAA